A segment of the Catenuloplanes nepalensis genome:
GCCGTCCCACCATAGCGGCGCGTCGCTGTGCGCGACACCGCACGCGCGGATAGCCGACGCAGCGTCACGGGTTGCCACGGACCTATCACATCAGGCAACGTGACCGGCATCACCTTGCGAAACTTCAGGTTAAGAGCGGCGTTGGGGGATCATCGCCGACGCCTCTACGCGACGGGGCCAGGAACGACACAAATCGACCCGAGGGAGGTGCGCCGATCATGGCGCAGAAGACACAGGAGAGGGCGGTCGCCGGCAGTGCGCCGGTGGTGGACGAGCCCGGGAGGGTACGCAACGTGGTGCTGGTCGGCCACTCCGGCGCCGGGAAGACCACGCTGGCCGAGGCGCTGCTCGCCGTGACCGGCACCGTCCCGCGCACCGGCAGCGTGACCGACGGCACCACCGTCTGCGATCAGGATCCGGCCGCGATACGGCAGCAGCGTTCCGTGACGCTCGCCTGCGCGCCGCTGATGCACGACGGCATCAAGGTCAACCTCCTGGACACCCCGGGTTACGCGGACTTCGTCGGTGAGCTGCGCGCCGGGCTGCGCGCCGCCGACGCCGCCCTGTTCGTGGTGTCCGCCGTCGACGGCATGGACGCCGCCACCGCCGCGCTCTGGGAGGAGTGCGCCGCCGTCGGCATGCCGCGCGCGGTCGCCGTCACCCGCCTCGACCACCCGCGCGCCGACCTCGACGAGACCGTGGCGCTCTGCCAGCGCGTCTTCAGCGACAACGTGCTGCCGCTCTACCTGCCGATGCTCGACGACGACGGCGAGAACGTGACCGGCCTGATGGGGCTGATCACCCAGCGGATCTACGACTACACGAACGGATACCCGGCCGAGGTCCGCGCCCCCGACCCGGAGCACTTCGGCGCGATCGAGGAGGCCCGCAACGAGCTGATCGAGGGCATCATCGCGGAGTCCGAGGACGAGACGCTGATGGACCGGTACCTCGGCGGCGAGCAGATCCCGGTCGACGTGATCATCGAAGACCTGGAGAAGGCGGTCGCGCGCGGCCACTTCTACCCGGTCGTCCCGGTCTGCGCGCCCGACCGGGTCGGCCTCGACGCGCTGCTGGAGCTGCTCACCAAGGCGTTCCCGTCGCCGCTCGAGCACGACCTGCCGATCGTCACCGGCGTCGACGGCTCCGCGCGCGAGCCGCTCACCTGTGACCCGGACGGACCGCTCGTCGCCGAGGTGGTCAAGACCACGATCGACCGGCACGTGGGGCGTGTCTCACTCGTCCGCGTCTTCTCCGGGACGCTCACCCCGGAGAAGGTGGTGCACGTCTCCGGTCACGGCCTCGCCTCCCGCGGCCACCCGGACCACGACGCGGACGAGCGCGTCGCGCACATCTACTCGCCGCTCGGCACCGCGCTGCGCGAGGTCGGCTCGTGCATCGCCGGTGACATCTGCGCGATCACGAAGTCCGGCAGCGCGGAGACCGGCGACACGATCTCCACCAGGGAACAGCCGCTGCTGATCGAGCCGTGGGACATGCCGGAGCCGCTGCTGCCGGTCGCGATCGTCGCCAGGACCCGCTCGGACGAGGACGCGCTGGCCAAGAACCTCGGCCGGCTCGTCGCCGGCGATCCGACGCTGCGCCTGGAACGCAACCCGGACACGCACCAGCTCGTGCTCTGGTGCATGGGCGAGGCCCACGCGGACGTGGTGCTGGACCGGCTGCGCACCGGCGGCGTGGAACTCGACACCGAACCGGTCCGGGTCGCGCTGCGCGAGACGTTCGCCGCCCCGGGCAAGGGCCACGGCCGGCACGTCAAACAGTCCGGCGGCCACGGGCAGTACGCGGTCTGCGACATCACGGTCGAGCCGCTCCCGCCCGGCTCCGGCTTCGAGTTCGTCGACAGGGTCGTCGGCGGCTCGGTCCCGCACAACTACATCCCGTCCGTGGAGAAGGGCGTCCGCGCCCAGATGGAACGCGGCATCGCGGCCGGCTACCCGGTCGTCGACCTTCGGGTCACGCTCGTCGACGGCAAGGCGCACAGCGTCGACTCGTCCGACGCCGCGTTCCAGACCGCGGGTTCCCTGGCGTTGCGGGACGCGGCTGAGAAGGCCACGATCACGCTGCTGGAACCGGTCGACGACGTCACCATCCGCGTCCCGGACGCCTACGTCGGCGCGGTCATGAGCGACCTCTCCGGCCGTCGCGGCCGGGTCATGGGCAGCGACGCCGACCCGGACGGCGACCGCACGTTCATCCGCGCCGAGGTCCCGGCCACCGAGCTGGTCCGCTACGCGGTGGAGCTGCGCTCGATGACCTCCGGCGCCGGCACCTTCACGCGCGCCTTCGCCCGCTACGAATCGATGCCCGCCCACCTGGCCGACGCGGTCAAGAAGGAACACGCGACGTCCTGAGCCCGGGGTCTGCTCAGCTCGGCCAGGCCGAGCTGAGCAGGTCCCGCGTCTCGGTGAGCAACTGCGGGAGGATCTTGGTGCGGGCGACGATCGGCATGAAGTTGGCGTCGCCGCCCCACCGGGGGACGACGTGCTGGTGGAGGTGGGCGGCGATGCCGGCGCCCGCGACCGAGCCCTGGTTCATGCCGATGTTGAAGCCGTGCGCGCTGCTGGTGGCACGGATGACGCGCATCGCGGTCTGGGTGAAGCCGGCCAGCTCGGCGGTCTCCTCGACGGTCATCTCGGTGTAGTCCGCGAGGTGCCGGTACGGGCAGATCAGCAGGTGGCCCGGGTTGTACGGGTAGAGGTTGAGCACGGCGTAGACCAGCGTGCCGCGGGCCACCATCAGGCTGTCCGCGCGGGGCAGATCCGGAGCCTGGCAGAACGCGCAACCGTCGGACGGGCGTTCCTGACCGGCGATGTAGGTCATCCGGTGCGGGGTCCAGAGGCGGTCGAGCGCGTCCGGCTCGCCGGTGCTGGGCGGGCTGACGGCGCGGTCCTCCGAGGTCTCTGGCACGCAGGCGATCCTATGGGGTGCACGGATTCCAGGCGTCGGCACCGGCCAGGAACGTGCGGGGATCGTAGCCGTCCGGCGAGGTCAGCTGCGGCCGGTTGGCGTTGATCGCGGCGCCCGGGCCGTAGTTGCGCCACTCGCCGTAACGCGCCTGGGTCCACGGCCAGGTGCCGAAGTCGGACCACGGCGCGTCGACCCGGATGTGCGCGCCCAGACAGGAGTTCCGGATGATCGTCTGGCCGATCGCGTTCGGGTCGTTGCTCGGGTGCCAGGGCCGGCCGAGGTGGACGGTGCCGGCCGGGCCGTCGCCGGTGAAGCGGCAGCGGGTGAAGAGCTGGCCGTGCGGGTTGCCGATGTCGGTGCTGGCGGCCGTGACGTAGCCGAGGTGCCGGTTCAGCGAGTGCACGCGGCAGCGGTCGAAGACGGCGGTGCCGCGGCCGAAGATGAAGTCGACGTCGCCCTCGACGTAGCAGTCCCGGAAGTACGCGCGGGAGATCGTGGTGGCGGCCGGGCTGTTCACGTAGAGCGTGTCCTGGTTCGCCAGGAACGCGACGTTCTCGAAACGCAGCCGATCGCCGCGGGTGAGCACGGCAACCGCCTGATGTCCGGAAATCTCCGGGTGCGCGGCCTCGTCGAAGTCGTTGGCGAAGGTCAGGTTGCGGGCGGTGACGTCGTTCGCGGAGATCGTCACGGACGCGCTGCCGGACGTGCCCCAGGTGCCGCCGGTGGCCGGGTTCGGCGTGCCGTTGGCCCGGTCGTCGACGATCACCACGTCGGAGGCGCGCCGGCCGAGCCCCACCAGAGTCAGGAACGGCCTGTCGGCCGGAATGACGACCTGCCCACGGTACGTCCCGGGGCGGAGCAGAATCGAGAACGCCACCCCCGCGGGTACGGAGTCCACCGCGGCCTGGACGCTGTCCCCGGGCGCGACGACGAGCACGTTCCGGCCGCCCGGAATCCCGGCGGCGGAAGCAGCGGATGCGGGGCCCGCACCGGCGGCGGCGAGCAGCGTCCCGGCACCGGTCGCGGCAAGGAAGGTCCGTCGGCGCATGGGCGTGCTCCTCAGCGGGTGGCCGGCGCCGCGTCGGGCGAAACGCGGCGCCGGCGAGCGAACGGGACAGCGAGCCGACCAGTGATCGAAAGCGGCCGGACCAGGATCGGAACCGGATCGAGCGTGGAGCCGGCGCGGACCGCTACACCGAGGGGAAAGCGCTTGCCCGCGCGAGTGACACGACGCTAACCCGCCCCCGCGACCGGGTCAACGACATCGACGTGCAGCTTTTTTGCAACGTCCCGGACATGCGAGAAGGGCCGGGAGATCCCCCGGCCCTTCCGACGAGAGCGGTCGCCTGATCGAGGCGCCGCGGGCCACCGGAACGGCCTGCGGGACGCCTCGATCGTGAACGCGTGACCGCCGCCCTTACCGCGCGTGCTTGGCGGCCGCCTGGTTGGCGAGCGCCGTCACCTCCTGCATCGTGCGCTCCTCCAGGTCCGCCGCGCTGGTGTCCGGCGCCGCGACCGCCTCGGCCGGGGTGGCCGACGGCGGCACGTTGGTGCGCGAGCGGACGATGTCGGTCACGTGCCGGACCGCCTCGTCCAGCGGCACGCCGTTGCGCTGCGAGCCGTCCCGGTAGCGGAACGACACGGTCTGGCCGGCCACGTCGTCGTCGCCGGCGAGCACCATGAACGGGATCTTCTGCTGCTGCGCGGTGCGGATCTTCTTCTGCATGCGGTCGTCGCCGGAGTCCAGCTCGGCCCGGATGCCCGCGGCCTTGAGCAGATAGATGAAGCCCTCCAGGTAGGACGCGTGGTCGTCGCGGATCGGGATGCCGACCACCTGCACCGGCGCCAGCCAGGCCGGGAACGCGCCCGCGTAGTGCTCGGTCAGCACGCCGAAGAACCGCTCGATCGAGCCGAACAGCGCCCGGTGGATCATGACGGGCTGCTGCCGGGTGCCGTCGGACGCGGCGAACTCCAGGCCGAAGCGCTCCGGAAGGTTGAAGTCGACCTGGATGGTGGACATCTGCCAGGTCCGGCCGATCGCGTCCTTCGCCTGGACGGAGATCTTCGGGCCGTAGAACGCGGCGCCGCCCGGGTCCGGCACGAGTTCCAGCCCGGAGTCCTCGGCCGCGATCCGCAGCGCCTCGGTGGCGCGGTCCCAGTTCTCGTCCGTACCCACGGATTTGTCTGGGTTGCGAGTGGAGAGCTCCAGGTAGAAGTCGTCCAGGCCGTAGTCGCGCAGCAGGTCGAGCACGAACTTCAGGAGCGACTTCAGCTCGTCGCCCATCTGCTCCGGCGTGCAGTAGATGTGCGCGTCGTCCTGCGTCATGCCGCGCACCCGGGTGAGGCCGTGGATGACACCGGACTTCTCGTACCGGTACACACTGCCGAACTCGAACAGGCGCAGCGGCAGCTCGCGATAGGACCGGCCGCGGCTGCGGTAGATCAGGTTGTGGAACGGGCAGTTCATCGGCTTCAGGTAGTAGTTCGCGCCCTCGACCTCCATGGGCGGGTACATGCCGTCCGCGTACCACTGGAGGTGGCCGGAGGTCTCGAAGAGCGTGCCCTTGGTGATGTGCGGCGTGTTGACGAACGAGTAGCCGGCCGCCTCGTGCCGCTCCCGGGAGTAGTTCTCCAGCTCGCGCCGGATGATGCCGCCCTTGGGGTGGAAGACCGCGAGGCCGGAGCCGATCTCGTCCGGGAAGGAGAACAGGTCGAGTTCCGCGCCGAGCTTGCGGTGGTCGCGGCGGGCCGCCTCCTCCAGCAGCCTCTGGTACGCCTTGAGCGCGTCCCGGGTCGGCCACGCCGTCCCGTACACCCGCTGGAGCTGTGGGTTCTTCTCGCTGCCCCGCCAGTAGGCCGCGGCCGAGCGCATCAGCTTGAACGCGCCGATCAGCCGGGTGTTCGGCAGGTGCGGGCCGCGGCACAGGTCGCCCCAGCAGACCTTCTCGCCGGACGCGTCCAGGTTGTCGTAGATGGTCAGCTCGCCGCCGCCGACCTCCATGATCTCCTCGGCGTCGAAGCCACCGGCACCGGCCTCGCCGACCAGCTCCAACTTGTACGGCTCGGCGGCCAGCTCCTCGCGCGCGGCCTCGATCGAGGTGAGCTCCCGGCGGCGGAACCGCTGGTTGCTCTTGATGATCTCCTGCATCTTCTTCTCGATCTTGCCGAGATCATCCGGCGTGAACGGCTTGGCCACGTCGAAGTCGTAGTAGAAACCGTCCCGGATGAACGGCCCGATGCCGAGCTTCGCCTCCGGGAACAGCGTCTGCACGGCCTGCGCGAGCACGTGCGCGGTCGAGTGCCGCAACACGTTCAGCCCGTCCGGCGAGTCCAGCGGGACCGGCGTCATCACGGTCTCGTGGTCGGCCGACCAATCCAGGTCGTGCAGCTCGCCCTGCTCGTCGCGGACCACGACGATGGCCTTCGGGCCGGCGAGCGGCAGGCCGATCGCCGCCACCGCGTCGGCCGCCGTCGTCCCGGCCGGGACGACGACGTGGTCCGTCTCAGCGGGCTTCGATGTCGGTGCGGACACGGTGGGATCTCCGTTCATTCGGTTTTCCAAAGCACAACCCACCGATGCTATCGCTGCGGGCGGCGCCACTGACGGGGGACGCGCTCCTCGCGGACCGCGTCCGGATCGCCGAACAGCAGCACCACGCTGGCGCCGCCCAGCCGGGCCCGGTCGATGCTCACGGTCCCGCCGGTGGTGACCGTGGCCCGCCGCGCGATGTCGAGCCCGAGCCCGGTCGAGCCGCGCCCGCTGGCGCCGCGCCGCAGCGCGCTGTCCGGATCCGCGATGCCGGGGCCGCCGTCGTCCACCCGGACCGCCACGTACCCGTCCCGCCGGGACACCGCCACCTCCATCGGCGTGCCCTGCGGCGCGTACCGGAAGACGTTGCCCAGCACCGCGTCCAGCGCCGCGGCCAGCTCCGGCCGGGGCAGCGCGACCGGCGCCGGCGTGTCCGCGCCGACGATCACGCACGGCCGGTTCTGGTCGCCGGCCACCGCGGACCAGAACGCCATCCGCTGCCGGACCACCTCGCTCGCGTCACAACGCACCTCCTCCGCGGCGGCCGGCTCGACGGAGGCCGCCCTGGTCGCCCGGATCAGCTCGTCGATCTCGCCCTCCAGCGCCTCTCCGGGTAGCCCCAGTCGGTGCCGTGCTCGTCGAACACGCGCGCCGAGGTGCAGTCCGCGATGCGCGCGCGGCGGTTCTTCGCCACCCGCGAGTCCGGCCTGCGCGTCGACGCCACCGCGAACGGTGTCCGGATGGGCGGCACGCTGCCGGTCTCGTCCGGCGACGTCACGTTCGCGGTCGACCTGGATCGCGGCCCGGACTGGACCGGCCGGTCGTCGTCGTGGGTGGCGGCCCTGCCGATGATCTGCACCCCAAGGGTGGTCGACGGCATACGGGGCAGCCCGGCGCCGGCGGTCTGTGCTGGGCGCACGAGAAGACCCGAAGCGGTCCGGCGGCGGGGCGCGCGGGGCGCGCGGGGCGCGCGGGGCGCGCGGGGCGCGCGGGGCGCGCGGGGCGCGCGGGGCGCGCGGGGCGCGCGGGGCGCGCGGGGCGCGCGGGGCGCGCGGGGCGCGCGGGGCGCGCGGGGCGCGCGGGGCCCGCGGGGCGCGCGGGGCCCGCGAAAGACCCGAAGCGGTCCGGCGGCGGCGGTCCGCGTGGGACGCGGGAATAGATCCAAAGCGGTCCGGCGGCAGTGGAGAGTAGATCCAAAGCGGTCCGGCGGTGGCCGAGAGTCGATCACGTGTGCCAAATCGTTGTTATCCGGCGCTCTTAACAACGATTTGCGACACGTGATCGTTTCGATAGCTAGCCGACACAGCTTTTATCGCGATATTTCGGGCAGGGGTGAGTAGTGAGGTCGAGACCTGTTGATCGATCACCAGTTGGGTGGGGCTCCGGCGGGTTTCGGGCTGAATTACGCTAGGCGCAACCACCAACGCCGGAGATAACGCGGAATATCGGGCGCGCAGCGCCCGATCCACAGCACCGCGCCGCGACGGCGGAGCCCACGAGATGAGCGCACTCCGCTGGCCGAGGATCTCGGCCGGGCCCGCCTGAAGTGGGCGTTCCTACCGCCGCATCCGGTCGTCGAAGAGCATCGTGATCATCACGGGCAGCAGCGTGCAGCCGAGGAGCGCGAACGGGATCTCCGGGTCCGGGCCGGGCCAGAACAGGATCAGCAGCGCGGCCAGCATGATCAGAACGGTCTGTGCGATCACGATTCGGGACCACAGGCCGCGGCGGAGCAGCACGAACAGGTGCAGGCGCACGCCGGTTCGCAGTCGTCGATACCGCAGGAATGCCGCGATTCCCCAGATCAGCGCCATCACCAGCAGCCCCCACAGCCGGTCGCCGAGGGCGAACGACAGGACCTGTGGCTCGTCCTCGGTGGGGAGGTCCGCCGCGAGGGCCGCCACCGCCAGGCAGGCCAGGGCGGGCCAGCGGGTGCGGCGCAGCAGCAGGTATCCGGCGTGGTCCAGTTTCGGGCGCAGCCCGTCGAGGCGGGGGTTCGCGGCGAGCGCGTCCGCGATTACCGTGGACGCGCGCCCGGCCAGCGCGCCTTCCGCCTCGGCCAGCGTGAAGAGTGTCCGCGCCTCCTCGTGTTCCGGGTCGAGGCGCAGCGTCTCGCGCAGCGCGCGCTCGCAGGTGGCGTTGTCGCCGAGCACGGCCGCGGCCAGGCATACGGCCAGGTGCGCGCCGGGCAGCTCCGGTTCGCGGCGGACCGCCTCGTCGGCGAGCGCGAACGCCTCCGGTGCGCGGCCGGGGACGGTCCGGATCAGCCGGGACAGCACCGCGTACGGGGCGGCCTCGGCCGGCTCGGCGGCGATGGCGGCCCGCAGCGACTCCTCGGCCTCCCGGTCCCGGTCGAGGCGCGCGAGCAGGTACCCGCGCAGGTACAGCACGGCGAACTCGTGCGGCGCGATCCGGACCGCCTCGTCCAGCGCGGCGAGCGCGGCCGGGATGTCCTGGTCGCCGAGGTGCACGCGGCCGAGCAGCACCCAGGCGGCCGCGTCGTCCGGTTCCGACGCGACCATCCGGGACAGCAGGTCACCGGCGGCCGCGTACCGCCCGGCCTGGACCAGCAGCTCCGCGCGCTCCAGGGTCACAACCTGCGCCGGGCCTTCAGGTAGGCGAGCAGGTCGTCGTACATGCCGCCCTCGTTGGCGAACATGGCCACGTTGCGGGCGGCGGCGAACCACGGCTCGACGGACGGGACCGTGGTCTTCGCGGCGGCCAGCAGGTCGGGCATGCCGATCATGCGGACCGTGCCGGTGCGGGCGGAGTCGAGCAGCGCGCGTTCGGCCGCGCTCTCGCAGAGGTGGGCGAGGTCGGCGCCGGAGAGCCCGTCCGTCGCCTTGACCAGCTTGGGCAGGTCGACGTTCTCGATCGGCCGGTCGCGCAGGTGGTATTCGAGGATCGCCGCGCGGGCGGGCGCGTCCGGCGGCAGCACCAGGATCGTCCGGTCCAGGCGGCCGGGCCGGCGCAGCGCCACGTCGACGTCCCACGGCACGTTCGTGGCGGCGAGCACGAACACGCCCTCGTTCTTCGCGCCGTCCACGCCGTCCAGCTCGGTGAGCAGTTGGTTGACGGTGGTCCGCATGCTGTTCGTGGCCGCGCGGCCACGCTTGCCGCCGAGCGCGTCCAGCTCGTCCAGGAAGATCACGCACGGCGCCATCCGGCGGGCGGTCGCGAAGACCTCGTGCATGTTCCGCTCGGAGGTGCCGAGCCACATGTCCAGCACGTCGCTGATCGCCACGGTGAGGAACCGCGCGCCCAGCTCACCGGCGACCGCGCGGGCGATGAACGTCTTGCCGCAGCCGGGCGGGCCGTAGAGCAGCAGGCCGCCGCGCAGGCTCTTGCCGAAGAGCCTGCGCAGCTCGGGGTTGCGCATCGGCGCCAGGAACGCGGCCTCCAGACGCTCCTTGACCTCGTGCATGCCGCCCACGTCGGCCAGTGTCAGCCCGCCGACCGACTCCGCCTGCCAGAGATCACCGGGGCCGGGCTTGCCGTCCGCCCGCACCTGGTCCGGTTCGCCGGAACCGTCCGGGGCCGAGCGTGCGAAGCGCGGCGGGACCACATCACCGACCTGCTCCTCCGCCTCTTTCCAATCAAAACCCTTCGCGGGTACGCCGGACGCCTGCTCCGGCGTCCCCCGCACTTCCCCGGCCGGCACGGCCGACTCCGGTGCTTCCACGGCAGGCGCGGCCGAGGCCGGCTCTTCCGCATCCGGCGCGGCCGGGGTCCGCACTTCCGCGACAGCCGCAGCCGGGGCCGACACCTCCGCATCCGGCGCGGCCGGGGTCGGCGCTCCCGGGGCAGGCGCGGC
Coding sequences within it:
- a CDS encoding AAA family ATPase; amino-acid sequence: MPDESRLITSLRGAVEAAPDDVPLRLHLAEILLREGHSDAAITEIAFALQRVPGDPDARALMAHAMSLPGPPAPAAPAAPTPAATAPTPAPAATATAPTPTPAATAPTPAPAATAPAPAAPAPAAPAPAAPAPAAPAPAAPAPGAPTPAAPDAEVSAPAAAVAEVRTPAAPDAEEPASAAPAVEAPESAVPAGEVRGTPEQASGVPAKGFDWKEAEEQVGDVVPPRFARSAPDGSGEPDQVRADGKPGPGDLWQAESVGGLTLADVGGMHEVKERLEAAFLAPMRNPELRRLFGKSLRGGLLLYGPPGCGKTFIARAVAGELGARFLTVAISDVLDMWLGTSERNMHEVFATARRMAPCVIFLDELDALGGKRGRAATNSMRTTVNQLLTELDGVDGAKNEGVFVLAATNVPWDVDVALRRPGRLDRTILVLPPDAPARAAILEYHLRDRPIENVDLPKLVKATDGLSGADLAHLCESAAERALLDSARTGTVRMIGMPDLLAAAKTTVPSVEPWFAAARNVAMFANEGGMYDDLLAYLKARRRL
- a CDS encoding tetratricopeptide repeat protein, giving the protein MTLERAELLVQAGRYAAAGDLLSRMVASEPDDAAAWVLLGRVHLGDQDIPAALAALDEAVRIAPHEFAVLYLRGYLLARLDRDREAEESLRAAIAAEPAEAAPYAVLSRLIRTVPGRAPEAFALADEAVRREPELPGAHLAVCLAAAVLGDNATCERALRETLRLDPEHEEARTLFTLAEAEGALAGRASTVIADALAANPRLDGLRPKLDHAGYLLLRRTRWPALACLAVAALAADLPTEDEPQVLSFALGDRLWGLLVMALIWGIAAFLRYRRLRTGVRLHLFVLLRRGLWSRIVIAQTVLIMLAALLILFWPGPDPEIPFALLGCTLLPVMITMLFDDRMRR
- a CDS encoding pectinesterase family protein produces the protein MRRRTFLAATGAGTLLAAAGAGPASAASAAGIPGGRNVLVVAPGDSVQAAVDSVPAGVAFSILLRPGTYRGQVVIPADRPFLTLVGLGRRASDVVIVDDRANGTPNPATGGTWGTSGSASVTISANDVTARNLTFANDFDEAAHPEISGHQAVAVLTRGDRLRFENVAFLANQDTLYVNSPAATTISRAYFRDCYVEGDVDFIFGRGTAVFDRCRVHSLNRHLGYVTAASTDIGNPHGQLFTRCRFTGDGPAGTVHLGRPWHPSNDPNAIGQTIIRNSCLGAHIRVDAPWSDFGTWPWTQARYGEWRNYGPGAAINANRPQLTSPDGYDPRTFLAGADAWNPCTP
- a CDS encoding elongation factor G-like protein EF-G2 translates to MAQKTQERAVAGSAPVVDEPGRVRNVVLVGHSGAGKTTLAEALLAVTGTVPRTGSVTDGTTVCDQDPAAIRQQRSVTLACAPLMHDGIKVNLLDTPGYADFVGELRAGLRAADAALFVVSAVDGMDAATAALWEECAAVGMPRAVAVTRLDHPRADLDETVALCQRVFSDNVLPLYLPMLDDDGENVTGLMGLITQRIYDYTNGYPAEVRAPDPEHFGAIEEARNELIEGIIAESEDETLMDRYLGGEQIPVDVIIEDLEKAVARGHFYPVVPVCAPDRVGLDALLELLTKAFPSPLEHDLPIVTGVDGSAREPLTCDPDGPLVAEVVKTTIDRHVGRVSLVRVFSGTLTPEKVVHVSGHGLASRGHPDHDADERVAHIYSPLGTALREVGSCIAGDICAITKSGSAETGDTISTREQPLLIEPWDMPEPLLPVAIVARTRSDEDALAKNLGRLVAGDPTLRLERNPDTHQLVLWCMGEAHADVVLDRLRTGGVELDTEPVRVALRETFAAPGKGHGRHVKQSGGHGQYAVCDITVEPLPPGSGFEFVDRVVGGSVPHNYIPSVEKGVRAQMERGIAAGYPVVDLRVTLVDGKAHSVDSSDAAFQTAGSLALRDAAEKATITLLEPVDDVTIRVPDAYVGAVMSDLSGRRGRVMGSDADPDGDRTFIRAEVPATELVRYAVELRSMTSGAGTFTRAFARYESMPAHLADAVKKEHATS
- a CDS encoding HIT family protein — protein: MTYIAGQERPSDGCAFCQAPDLPRADSLMVARGTLVYAVLNLYPYNPGHLLICPYRHLADYTEMTVEETAELAGFTQTAMRVIRATSSAHGFNIGMNQGSVAGAGIAAHLHQHVVPRWGGDANFMPIVARTKILPQLLTETRDLLSSAWPS